GCCCCCGCCGATGCCCGAAGCCCCCGCGTGACCCCGGCCCCCGGACCGCCCTCCGAGAGTTTTTGCGCAGCTTCCGGCGCCGGGTCAAGGGTGGCCGTAGGCCATCGCATCGCGACGCCGTAGGCGCCCTTGACGCGGTGGTGGAAGCTGCGACTCTCGGAAAGAGGGCGGTCCCACCAGAAGGTCACGAAGCAGGCCCGCCCCCCGGATCTGCCGGGCGGTAGCCGGGTCAGCTTGCCGGGGTGGTCAGCTCGCAGTGCGGGTAGTCGTTGTCCGGATCGCCGACGGCGGTCCAGAGCATCAGGACCTTGCCCTGCCTCAAGGCGGAGTAAGGGTCGGGCTTCCGCTGGAACTTCGTGGGGTCGGCCATGTCGAAGCCCACAGGTTGAGCGTCGTCGAAGGTCACAGCGACGATGCTTTTCCCCTTGTAGGTGTTTTCCTTCCAGGTACCTGTTCCGGACCAGGTCAGACCGTCGTACCACGAGACGGCGACGCAGATCTTGTCGGCGGTGAACGTCCCGTCCCGCTTCAGCGTGATGGTGCCGCCGTCGTCATCGGTCCACGTGGTCGCAAGTTCGGCCGGCTTCAGGGCGACCGGTTCGCCGTCGGGCGGTGGCATGACGGTGAGCCTGCCGCAGGCCGTCAGGGCGAGAGCCATGGCGGCCGATATCAGCGCAGTACTACAGCGACGCAACACACTCCACCCCTCGCGGGTTCCGCAGGCCGCGTGTGCGACCGGTGGACTCAGGAACCCACGCCGTACCCTGGCACGGAGTTTGAACATGTTCAAGTCTCCATCGGAGCGAGCAAGCGTGCGGACCCGCAGCGCACTTCACTCGTACGGGCGGTCTTTACTCTGCGTGTCGTTTCAGGCATATGCCGTGCGGTACGTTCACACAAAACGGCCCTCGCCAACGGGTGCAACCGTCGTCGAGGGCCTGAACCACTAGTGGAAAAGACCTCCACCGTGATCTATCGCAACTTTATCGCGCCCTCGCGCGACTTCACCCAGCTCACCAATGCGATCATTCGCCATCCGCGCCTCAATTCCGACGCCACGCGCATCCTCAACTGGCAGCTTTCCCTCCCGTCGCACTCCCGACAGATCCTCTCGGAGACCGCCAAGGAGGCCCGGATCGGGGCTTGTTCGTTCAGCCGGGCGAAGCAGCAGCTCAAGGCCAAGGGGTACGTGCACGAGCGGCGCGTGCAGGGAGAAGGGGGCCTCTGGGCCACCCAGCAGCTCGTGTCCAGCGAACCCCTGCGGGCCGAGGAGGCCGCCAAGATCTTCGGCAGCCTCCCCTTCCGCGCCGGGGCCGAGCGGGTGTTTCCGCAGGTGGCTCCGAGTGCCGTGGTTCCGGCCGCCGGTCATCCGGTGCGTCCGTCGACCGACGGTCATCCAGAGAAAGATCCTTGGGAAGACACCTCCATCCTTCCGCCCGAGCCGGAGCCGGATCCCGAGCCCGAGCCCGAGCCAGAGTCCGAGCCCGAGCCGGACCCCGAACCCGAGCCGGAGCCGGAGCCGGAGCCGGATCCCGTCGACGGGTCCGACCACGCTCAACTCGACGAAGCACGCGCCCTCGTCGGCGCCCTCCCCCTCCTCTCCCCCACCCTCCGGCACATCCCACCCGGCATGCGCGACGAGCTCACACAGCTCACCGCCCACTGGCTCGCCGCCGGGCACACCTCCGCCGACGTCCACGAACACATCCTGCGCGGCCTGCCCGGCGCCGGAACGCCCGTACACCGACCCGGGGGCCTGGTCAGATACCTGCTCCGCCACGTACCACCCCTGCGCCCGACCCCACCGGCCGCCGGACCCCCACGCCTCTCCCCACGACTCGAAGGCGCGCAGGAATGCGCGGGCAGACACACCCAGCCCATGCTGTTCCGGCCGGTCGCCGAGGATCAGACCCTGTGCCCGGAGTGCGCCTCCTGGGCTACTGACCCAGTCGGTAGCGGATCTTCTTGACGAGTTCCTTCAGGTCGGGCCGGCGCAACAGGCTGTAGTGGTCCGCGTCGAGCTCCACCACCGTCGGCCGGCGGGTCGACCAGCCCTCCGTGTTCTCCAGGAACGAGTAGTCGTCGCCCTCCGCCTTGAAGAGCGTCACCGGGCACGCCACTTGGCGTTCGGTGAGCTCCTTGAAGGTGTACGTGAAGTCGAACGTCTCCTCGACGATCGCGACGATGCGGCTGATCAAGTCCGGGTCCAGGGACGGGAAGCGGTCCGCGACCAGGGCGACGAAGGAGTCACGGTCGTCGGCCTTCACCGTCGCGTCGATCGTGCCCGCGAAGACGGAGTACAGGATCGTCACGAACGCCGGGTTGTCGTACGCCGCCCCGCCCGTCTCCGACGAGCGGACCTTCGGCGAGCCGGGGGCGATCAGGAAGAGGTTCTCCACCTGCTCGCCCGCCGCTTCGAGGAGGTGCGCGGACTCGAAGGCCACGCGGGCGCCGAACGAGTAGCCCCACAGCGTGTACGGGCCCGTGGGCTGGCGGCGGCGGATCGCGGCGACGTCGGCCGCCGCCATCTCGCGGATCGTGGCGTACGGCTCCTCACCCCGGTTGATGCCGTAGGCCTGCACCCCGTAGAAGGGGCGGTCGATGCCGATCTCCTCGGCCAGGTGCCGCAGGTTCATCGTGTAGCCGCCGAGGCCCGGCCAGCAGTACACCGGCGACTGGGCACCCGCCGCGTGCAGCCGCACCAGGCGGGACGCGGGGGTCGCGGCCGCGCCGTCCACCCGATGGGCGAGCTTCTCGATCGTCGGCGACTCGAAGAGGATCTGGAGGGGGAGCTGGACCCCGCCGCCGAACTCGCGGTTGATCTTGGTGATCAGGGCTACGGCTATGAGGGAGTTGCCGCCCGACTCGAAGAAGTCGTCGAGGACGGAGACCGCCTCGACCTCCTCGTACTTGAGCGCCGCCGCCCAGATCTCCGTCAGCCTGCTCTCCGTGCGGGTTCTGGGGAGGACGTGGGGGCGGCCGTGCAGGCCGGCGTTGACCACGGCCAGCTCGCCCAGCGCCTTCGCGTCCACCTTGCCGTTCGCGGAGAGCGGCAGCCGGTCCAGGACCACGACCCGGTTGGGGATCATGTAGTCCGGCAGGTGGTGGACGAGGTCGTCGCGGATCATCTCCGCCGGGCCCTTCATGTGGACCGTGTCCTCGTACATGCCCTCGCTGAGCCGCTGCTCCTCGCTGACCCTGCCCCCGACGAAGAAGTACGACGGTCCCGTCGGGCGGTCCGCCGCCGTGAGGATCTCGTCCATCCGGCGGGCGGCGGGGAGCGGGTGGCCCGTCTTCGAGCTGTAGCCGGAGGACATGAACCCGAGGCCGTGGTCGCCCAGTTGGAGGCGCTGGAGCGCGCGGCCGAGGTCTACGTACGCGCGTCGGGTGTCGGTCGTGCGGCTGATCACCGTGATGCCGAGAGCGGCACGTTCGTAGACCGCCTGGTTGATGGCGATCACGTGCTTCTTCTCTATGAGGGAGTCGGAGATCGGTAGTAAGTTGCCTTGTTCGTAGGCGTATTGGGCCGGTGGGAGATCTTCCGTTCCCTGCGGGTGCGACTGGACGTAGACGTCCACCTCCCGGGGCATTCCCGGCGCCTCCGCGTCGTACGGGACCACCTCGAACGTCGCCTCGTCCTCGCCGGGCCTGAGGTCGAGGCCGTAGCCCGGCAGGATCTCCTCGAAGAGGCCCACCATGTGGCCCGTCTCGATCTCCAGGACCTCCTGGATGTTGTTCTTGTAGACCGGCTCGATGGCGGAGCGCTTGCCCCGGAAGGAGAGACGGAGGGTGGGGTCGTCGTCGCCCGTGGCCGCAAGCTCGGCGGTCAGGTACAGCTGGTGGCGTACCGGGTGGTAGTAGTACGTGCCCGGGTCCAGGCCCGCGATGCCGCGCGCCTCC
The sequence above is a segment of the Streptomyces sp. NBC_01255 genome. Coding sequences within it:
- a CDS encoding non-ribosomal peptide synthetase family protein; the protein is MSTLDQLLRAEAQAHPHATAVRYEDETLTFHELTEGATVLATYLRTLGATTDTRIGVHVDPSLELVIGAWGVICSGAAYVPLSPEYPEERLRYMIEDSGARIVFTQERFSTRVAELAPPGTTVVTLKDAVQHAWRTAGEEPTPYDDIHDTDLAYVIYTSGSTGRPKGVMIEHRSIVAQMRWMAAEHHLGPAETVLQKTPMSFDAAQWEILAPAVGARVAVGPPGVYRDPEALIDTVRAHGATMLQGVPTLLQALVDTERLATCTTLRRVYSGGEILSRNLATRLLTELPDAELINLYGPTECTINASSHTVDRASLSEGPSAIPIGRPAYDTTFHIRDGELCIGGIQVARGYLDRPELTADRFLTDTETGERLYRTGDLAHWNDDGTVQFAGRADNQIKLRGFRVELDEIALAIENHDWVKNAAVIVKNEPRTGFQNLVACVELSPKEAALMDQGNHGAHHQSKESKLQVKAQLSNAGTRDDADLAGRPAVALPGRTPTARMRRTVFARKTYRFYEGGDVTRADVLAALARRPEGIGSRAIGSLTTADLGELLRWFGQFTSAERLLPKYGYASPGALYATQLYVEARGIAGLDPGTYYYHPVRHQLYLTAELAATGDDDPTLRLSFRGKRSAIEPVYKNNIQEVLEIETGHMVGLFEEILPGYGLDLRPGEDEATFEVVPYDAEAPGMPREVDVYVQSHPQGTEDLPPAQYAYEQGNLLPISDSLIEKKHVIAINQAVYERAALGITVISRTTDTRRAYVDLGRALQRLQLGDHGLGFMSSGYSSKTGHPLPAARRMDEILTAADRPTGPSYFFVGGRVSEEQRLSEGMYEDTVHMKGPAEMIRDDLVHHLPDYMIPNRVVVLDRLPLSANGKVDAKALGELAVVNAGLHGRPHVLPRTRTESRLTEIWAAALKYEEVEAVSVLDDFFESGGNSLIAVALITKINREFGGGVQLPLQILFESPTIEKLAHRVDGAAATPASRLVRLHAAGAQSPVYCWPGLGGYTMNLRHLAEEIGIDRPFYGVQAYGINRGEEPYATIREMAAADVAAIRRRQPTGPYTLWGYSFGARVAFESAHLLEAAGEQVENLFLIAPGSPKVRSSETGGAAYDNPAFVTILYSVFAGTIDATVKADDRDSFVALVADRFPSLDPDLISRIVAIVEETFDFTYTFKELTERQVACPVTLFKAEGDDYSFLENTEGWSTRRPTVVELDADHYSLLRRPDLKELVKKIRYRLGQ